The region CTCGGGAAATACGGCTGCCGGTTCGGCCTGGAGTTCATCGGTCCGAAAACGCTGAGAGTGGGAAAGAAGCACGAATTCATCTGCACCATGGACGGCATGCTGGCGCTCTGCCGCGACCTGGGCCCGCACGTGGGGCTTTTGCTGGACCTGTGGCACTGGTATACGTCCCACGGCACCTGGGAAGATCTCTCGAAACTGGGCAACGACGACATCGTCAACGTGCACGTCAACGACGCGCCGGCCGGGATTCCGGTCGACGAGCAGATCGACAACCAACGGTGCCTGCCCGGCGAAACCGGCGTCCTCGATATAGCCCGGTTCCTCGGCGTGCTGGACGCCATGGGCTACGACGGGCCCGTCACGGCGGAGCCCTTCAGCGCCCGGGTGAACGGACTGGCACCGCATAATGCGCTCAGCGAAACGGCCGAAGCCATGCACAGGGCATGGACTTCCGCCGGAATCGCGTAGTCCCGGCGGAATCGCATAGTCCCTGCGGGATCGCATAGTGCAGCGCGAGTTATCGATGCAGTCGAAGAAAGGTAAAGGATGACGACATCCCCGGAACGCGTTTCCGTCCACGGCGGCCACAGCGGACAGTTCTGCGGTCACGCGGAGGATCAGTTGGAGGACATCGTCCGAGCCTATATCGCCCACGGGTACGCCTGGGTGGGCATCACCGAGCACATGCCGCCGGAGAAGGATGAGCTGAGCTACCCCGATGAGCTGGACGCCGGCCTGAGCGCCGTCGATCAACAGGCCCGTTTTGCCGAGTACATGTCGACCTGCCGGCGGCTCCGGGACAAATACGCCTCGGAGATCCGGATCCTGGTGGCCTTCGAGGCGGAGGCGTACACGGGCTATGAAAGCTGGGTGCCCGCCGTGCGGAAGGAGTTCGAGCCCGATTACATCGTGGGCTCCTTGCACCAGATCAATGACGAGTTGTTCGATGGGTCGCCGGAGTGGTACCGGGCGGCGGCAGAAACAGCAGGAGGTGTGGACGAGTTGTACTGTGCCTACTTCGACCGCCAGTACGAGGTGATCACGACGCTTTCACCCGAGGTGATCGGGCACTTCGACCTGGTCCGAATCTTCGATCCGGATTACAGGGCGCGCCTGGTCAAACCCTTCGTGTGGAAACGAGTCGTGCGTAACCTGGAAGCGATCCGGGACCTGGGGTCGATCATGGACTTCAACCTGGCCGCGCTAAAAAAGGGCCAGCCAGAGCCCTATATTGCCCGCCCGGTGCTCGAGCAGGCCCGGAAGATGGGCATCGCCGTGGTGCCCGGGGACGACTCCCACGGCGTGGGCAACATCGACCAGTTCTGGGACGAGGGCGTGCGCATACTGCGGGCTGCGGGATTCGACTTGAAATGGAAATGCCCCGCGTGAAGTGGAACGACATCCCAAACGCTCACAGCCAGTTAAGGAATCTTCTACAAAACGGCTTTTTTACTCGAGAAATTCATAACAGCATCGACTAACGGTAATGTATCGATGCTAAGAAGAAGATGTTTCGGTTGATGGATATGTAGACGGGGCCAGTCCGGGATTGGATGAGAGAGGTGTCTAAATGAGTGACTTTGAAAACCCATCGTCGCCTTCTCCTGGCACACCGATCGTCCTTCAGAATGAATGGCTGATGACGCAGCTCATTGACATTAAGAAGGAAATGGGCGAGATACGTGCCGAAATCGAAAAATCAAGAACCGAAATCGAAAAATCAAGAACCGAAGCGGCGGACAGGGAAAACAGAATACTGAAATGGGCAATTGCCCTGGTGCCTGTAACTGCCCTCGCGTTACTGAAAATCTGGGATCTCTTACCAATAAACTGAAGGAAAACGAAGAACGCTCAATTCGGTACCTAGTACATTCTGTCCCAGGGACCGACCGGCACCTCGATGAGTGTCGGAGTATCCGCCGAAACGGCTTCGCTTACGGCCGCTTCCAACTGTGATGCGTCCTCGGCCAGAACTCCCCTTGCGCCATAGGCTTCGGCCAGCTTGACGAAATCGGGGTTGTGGAGTTCGGTGCCGACGACGTGGCCGTCGAATTCCTCCATCTGGGCACGCCAGACGTTGCCGTAGGCGTTGTCGTTGAACACGACTGTCACCACGTTAACGCCATACTTCACGGCCGTGGCGAGCTCCTGGAGGTTGTAGAGGATGCCTCCGTCGCCGGAGACCACGACGACCGCCCGGTCGGGCCGGCCGATCTTCAGGCCGATGCCCACGGGGAACACGCTGCCGAGGGTGCCGTGGTGCGAGGAAGTCTGGTATCCCCTCGGGGAATTGGAATGGTAGTAGTTCCGGCTGTAGTATCCCATCTGGTTCATCCC is a window of Gemmatimonadota bacterium DNA encoding:
- a CDS encoding sugar phosphate isomerase/epimerase; its protein translation is MFKNLNPGMIGISASLPEALDMAAQHGFGGVDLNMPDVAELVGRTSLEEVSGFFARTGRRTGNWGLPVEWHGSREKWKEELALLRSYAALARDIGALRTTTVVLPYSNERTFDENYAFHVERLRPVAEILGKYGCRFGLEFIGPKTLRVGKKHEFICTMDGMLALCRDLGPHVGLLLDLWHWYTSHGTWEDLSKLGNDDIVNVHVNDAPAGIPVDEQIDNQRCLPGETGVLDIARFLGVLDAMGYDGPVTAEPFSARVNGLAPHNALSETAEAMHRAWTSAGIA
- a CDS encoding histidinol-phosphatase; this translates as MTTSPERVSVHGGHSGQFCGHAEDQLEDIVRAYIAHGYAWVGITEHMPPEKDELSYPDELDAGLSAVDQQARFAEYMSTCRRLRDKYASEIRILVAFEAEAYTGYESWVPAVRKEFEPDYIVGSLHQINDELFDGSPEWYRAAAETAGGVDELYCAYFDRQYEVITTLSPEVIGHFDLVRIFDPDYRARLVKPFVWKRVVRNLEAIRDLGSIMDFNLAALKKGQPEPYIARPVLEQARKMGIAVVPGDDSHGVGNIDQFWDEGVRILRAAGFDLKWKCPA